Proteins encoded by one window of Panicum virgatum strain AP13 chromosome 7N, P.virgatum_v5, whole genome shotgun sequence:
- the LOC120682563 gene encoding auxin-responsive protein IAA33-like, with the protein MSTSGGGAASASFEQHAKRRPPASSGPSQQQQQHRKLLRLSVQDGDDDVAAGVVPPVTVVLDGRCICHRVHLNRHTGYRSLAGALRRLFVDTDDDLGEDGLDLANAIPGHVVAYEDMEDDLLLAGDLKWNDFVRVAKRIRIIPAKKSSRTKKCGGGGLDN; encoded by the exons ATGAGcactagcggcggcggcgctgccagcGCCAGCTTCGAGCAGCACGCGAAGCGGCGTCCCCCGGCGTCGTCGGGGccgtcgcagcagcagcagcagcatcggaAGCTGCTGAGGCTGTCGGTGcaggacggcgacgacgacgtcgccgcGGGCGTCGTGCCGCCGGTCACCGTGGTCCTGGACGGGCGCTGCATCTGCCACCGCGTCCACCTCAACCGGCACACCGGGTACCGCAGCCTCGCGGGCGCGCTCCGCCGCCTGTTCGTCGACACGGACGACGACCTCGGCGAGGACGGCCTCGACCTCGCCAATGCCATCCCGGGCCACGTCGTGGCGTACGAGGACATGGAGGacgacctcctcctcgccggcgatcTCAAGTGGAA CGATTTCGTTCGCGTGGCTAAAAGGATCCGGATTATTCCTGCCAAGAAGTCAAGCAGGACGAAGAAATGCGGAGGAGGAGGTCTAGACAATTGA
- the LOC120682347 gene encoding vacuolar cation/proton exchanger 3 has product METPQIEMGGFKVNTPQVPNGGLRPTMAGSWNSRGTIEMTLRSIRIVIFTSKLNLLMPFGPASIILHFTSRRHGLVFLFSMLGITPLAERLGYATEQLAIYTGPTVGGLLNATFGNATEMIIAIYALKNGMIRVVQQSLLGSILSNMLLVLGCAFFAGGLIHRNKDQVFSKATAVVNSGLLLMAVMGLMFPAVLHFTHSEVRQGASEVVLSRFSSCIMLVAYASYLYFQLSGRSNIYSPIGSEEVPNEDATEEEEEAEISMWEAVTWLAVLTLWVSVLSEYLVNAIEGASDSLNLPVAFISVILLPIVGNAAEHASAIMFAMKDKLDITLGVAIGSSTQISMFVIPFCVVIGWMMGQKMDLNFQLFETATLFITVLVVAFMLQDGTANYMKGLMLILCYLIVAASFFVHVDPQSSDG; this is encoded by the exons ATGGAGACTCCTCAAATCGAGATGGGTGGTTTCAAGGTCAACACCCCGCAAGTGCCCAATGGTGGGCTACGGCCGACCATGGCTGGGTCCTGGAACTCGCGGGGGACAATCGAGATGACACTCAGGAGCATCAGGATCGTCATTTTCACCTCCAAGCTCAACTTGCTGATGCCATTCGGGCCTGCATCCATCATTCTGCACTTCACTTCTAGGAGGCAT GGATTGGTTTTCCTTTTCAGCATGCTAGGAATAACACCATTAGCAGAGCGTTTGGGATATGCTACTGA GCAGCTTGCAATATACACTGGTCCAACAG TTGGTGGCCTTCTGAATGCTACATTTGGAAATGCAACTGAAATGATCATCGCAATATATGCTTTGAAAAATGGAATGATTCGAGTAGTGCAGCAGTCACTATTGGGTTCCATATTATCAAATATGCTGTTAGTTTTGGGATGTGCTTTCTTTGCTGGTGGTTTAATTCATCGTAATAAAGACCAAGTCTTCAGTAAG GCAACTGCAGTTGTCAACTCAGGTTTATTGTTGATGGCTGTCATGGGATTGATGTTTCCTGCTGTCCTTCACTTCACACATTCAGAAGTGCGCCAAGGAGCATCCGAGGTTGTTCTTTCAAGGTTCAGTAGTTGCATTATGCTCGTGGCATATGCAAGCTATCTCTATTTCCAACTAAGTGGTCGGAGCAACATTTACAGTCCAATTGGCAGT GAAGAGGTACCTAATGAGGATGCAacggaagaggaggaagaagctgagaTTAGCATGTGGGAGGCCGTTACCTGGCTTGCAGTGCTAACACTGTGGGTGTCAGTCCTTTCTGAATACCTAGTTAACGCTATTGAG GGAGCATCTGATTCATTGAACCTACCGGTGGCTTTTATCAGTGTTATTTTGCTTCCTATTGTGGGCAATGCAGCTGAACATGCTAGTGCAATAATGTTTGCCATGAAAGATAAGCTT GACATAACGCTAGGTGTTGCAATTGGCTCATCAACACAGATATCAATGTTTGTG ATTCCATTTTGTGTTGTTATTGGTTGGATGATGGGGCAAAAGATGGACTTGAATTTTCAACTTTTTGAGACAGCAACTCTCTTCATAACTGTACTTGTGGTGGCATTTATGCTACAG GATGGCACTGCAAACTACATGAAAGGACTTATGCTGATCTTGTGTTATCTGATCGTTGCGGCCAGTTTCTTTGTTCATGTTGATCCGCAATCGA GTGATGGTTGA